The Tachysurus vachellii isolate PV-2020 chromosome 19, HZAU_Pvac_v1, whole genome shotgun sequence genome segment aaacagtgatcataaatagtgataataataaactgtgataataaacagtgatcataaacagtgacaataataaacagtgacaataataaacagtgatcataaacagtgatcataaacagtgacaataataaacagtgatcataaacagtgataataaactgtgataataaactgtgataataaacagtgatcataaacagtgatcataaacagtgacaataataaacagtgatcataaacagtgatgataaacagtgataataaactgtgataataaacagtgatcataataaacagtgatgataaacagtgataataataaactgtgataataaacagtgatcataaaCAGTCATCATaaacagtgataataataaactgtgataataaactgtgataataaacagtgatcataataaacagtgatcataataaacagtgataataataaactgtgataataaactgtgataataaacagtgatcataataaacagtgatgataaactgtgataataaacagtgataataaacagtgatcataaacagtaataataataaacagtgatcataaacagtgatcataaacagtgataataataaactgtgataataaactgtgataataaacagtgatcataataaacagtgatcatgATAAACAGTGATCATGATAAAAAGTGATGATAATAAACTGTGataaacagtgatgataaagagtgataataaacagtgataataaactgtgatcataataaacagtgtagtggaaattttcactttagagatgttcataaaaacctgtccttctatgcttctatATTTCTCAtggctggtagttattgtgactagagattgcagttgttttcctaaaacagcttcCAGCAGATCGTTCCCGTGGGACCTTGGTAGgtacagattagcttggtcagaagATCAGCAGGCTTCTAAGAGAAAGGTTGATGATGTTTTCCTTTTACATGTCTTCTTTGTTTGAATTCTGTGTATAAAATCCTGATGTTATCTATGACGagggcccttcctctctcatgttacatgtggagtgttgggtcctgctgcacagctgaacacaataaatatgtgaaaccttttttactcttgcccgtgcctacaggtgtgatattttatgttttaaattctctcaaacctcatTTCTTCCACAACAAGCTGGCGTTGTCGGCAGGATTCCACGTTTGAGGATCGGCCATGAGGAGGCGAACTGCAGGCGCCTTGGAGGCTGTTAACTTTACCTCGAACCGCAAAATTGGCCATGAGCGTGAGAGGACTCGGGAGTTCACCGTGAGCTGCATCAAAGCTGGaatcaaaagtaattggacacgTGGAAGGTgagagaatttatttatttttaattataaggTTGTAAGGGTTTTTTCCAGAGAACCCTAGTTAAATTTATTAGTGTTGAATAGTAAAACTATATTGTTAGATGTCTCTGTGTGAAAAGGGCTGTAAAGACAGGATTTAGACCTGGATCTGTCGACAGGTCAGGGACCTGGATAGGCACCTAGTGCATGgcctagaaataaaaagtaaagcacGGCACTAATCTGGGATTAGGTGCTAAAGGTGTCTTGTTTGCGAGGTTTTAAGAAAACCCGCCGCTAAGAGCTGACGAGCTCGGCGTAGACTCTCCGGAGAGCAAAGCAGGCtaggggaaaagagaaaaggccaaaacaaaaaagataaagtacacacacacagcacaggcacaggcacagagacTGTCAACATTAAACTAAGATAGTCATGGGCAACAGTAATTCTAAGAGCAAGCTCAGTAAGAGTGTCACTGGACCTATTGTGAATTATATGAGAACTGATTATGGTCCTGATTCTGTATCACAACTAATGTAatgagtgatggagtgtgtcTTCCCAGATGGCAGCAGTGTTAGCCTGAAACACTCACTGAAATATTATCTACTCCAAATTGAAAACAGATAAGAAGACGAGCAGGGTAAATGTAAAGGACATCTTTTCACATGTGAGGCCGAGAAAGGTTTAAGAAAAGCACAATCTATTCCAAAGAGattatttacacaatatttacagaatacaCAGAGTACAATGAGAAGCTCACAAAGTCTCCAGGTTCTTAAGCCTTTTTCAGACAAAAAGACCTGGATGGACCGTGataaacagtgatcataataaacagtgatgataaacagtgatgataaacagtgatgataaacagtgatgataaacagtgatcataataaacagtgatgataaacagtgatgataaacagtgatcataataaacagtgatgataaacagtgatgataaacagtgatcataataaacagtgatgataaacagtgatgataaacagtgataataaactgtgataataaacagtgatcatacagtaataaacagtgatgataaacagtgatgataaacagtgatcataataaacagtgatgataaacagtgatgataaacagtgatcataataaacagtgataataaactttgataaacagtgatgataaacagtgataataaacagtgatgataaacagtgatgataaacagtgatcataataaacagtgatgataaacagtgatcataataaacagtgatgataaacagtgatcataataaacagtgatcataataaacagtgataaacagtgatgataaacagtgatgataaacagtgataataataaacagtgatgataaacagtgatcataataaacagtgatgataaacagtgatcataataaacagtgatgataaacagtgatcataataaacagtgatcataataaactgtgataaacagtgatgataaacagtgatgataaacagtgatcataataaacagtgatcataataaactgtgataaacagtgatgataaacagtgatgataaacagtgataataaactgtgataataaacagtgatcatacagtaataaacagtgatgataaacagtgatgataaacagtgatcataataaacagtgatgataaacagtgatcataataaacagtgatgataaacagtgatgataaacagtgatcataataaacagtgatcataaacagtgataataataatctgtgataataaacagtgataataataaacagtgataataaacagtgataataataaacagtgataataaactgataataaacagtgataataaactgataataaacagtgataataaacagtgataataaGAGAAGAGATTCAGTCTGATTTGTGGTCACGAAGCtaaaactgattaaaaactATCAATATGAACtcgtttttaaataaaaatgaacccgTCCCTGATAAACTGTTAAACGCAACAGAGCTGCTGCACTTATTTTATAAAGATGAGCCTCTGAGTGGAAGTTAATTGGATCACAAATTGGGGTAAAGTAACTATATtagttatttgttatttgaatAAAGAGATTCAAGGTCCTCAAACTCCAAATTGTCATTCGACAACTGTGTTTTCACTGATTGTAGGTCGGCTCTAATCGTGGACAAATCGTCACCCAGCGCAGagttctgtttttaaaatctctgCAGTGTCTATTTTTAAAACGCTTAGCAAATCTTCTTTTAGGGACAACATCACTAACTTGTGTAACTTAACTCGGAGACGTACAGCCGAAGCCCCAAAATTCAGGGTTGCTACCTGTGATGCAGGCCTCTGTTACTGCTCAGTAAAGAGAATGCCCAGGTAAGACCGCCACGCTTAGCAGAGACACAGACCTGCACTTAGTGGTCTGCAACTTTTATTTGGAATTTCAGgcggaaaagaaagaaatatatcgGTCTTGGATAGTGAAGACAGTTCGCACAGTGGAAGAGAAGAAAGTCGCTCATGCCAGGGAACAGGAAAAGCTTTAGAGAAAGACCTTCTTGAATAACTGTGTATTATAAAGTCCAGAAATAACCAGAAGTATTAATGCTATTTCTGGAATTTACCGTAACATGTTATCTCAGTCAATCAAGAGCTTCCAGACTACACAAGTCTTGgttctgtacaaataaaaacagaccatatattttatatctagaTTATAGCTTTAATATAAAAAGAGGTTTGAAGTCTCAGAGTGCTCTTTAAAacacaaagtatttaataaaatgaaaaggatTTGAAAATCTGGATTGTTTACAATAATTGTTTACAATAAACCAGATTATTTACACAGCGTGCTTTAGAAATGTATTCTTCTGTTAAAATATTACAACCAGTTTAACTTCTTAAACAACACATGGCTTTATGATGTTATCAGGTGTCACTGGATGCTTGTTAATTATCTATAAACACAGCATTGATGAATAGACacagtgctcacacacacacacactctctctctcacacactctcacacacagacacccacacacacacactctctcacacacccacacacacctacccacactctcacacacccactctctctctctctctctctctctctctcacacacacacacacacattctctctctcacactctcacagacacacccacacacagacacccacacacactctctctcacacacccacccacacactctctcacacacacacacacacactctctcacagacacacccacacacagacacccacactctctcacacatacacactctctcacacacacacccactctctctctctctctgtcacacacacacacacacattctctctctcacagacacacccacacacagacacccacacacactctctctcacacacccacactctcacacaaccacacactctctctctctctcacacacacacacacactctctctctctcacacactctcacagacacacccacacacagacacccacacagtctctcacacacacactctctcacacacccacccacacacacactctctctcacacactctcacagacacacccacacacagacacccacacactctctctctcacacacacacacacccactctctctctctcacacacacacacattctctctctcacactctcacagacacccacacactctctctcacacacacacacccacactctctctcacacactctcaaagacacacccacacactctctctctctctcacacccacacacacccacactctctctctcacacactctcacagacacacccacacacacactctcccccccatacaaacactcactcactctctcacacacacacacacacatacacatgtttaCACATTATTAAACTAACCCTGAGCTATTCATGTTTGCAGGCTTTGGGTTTAAGGTGAAAAATAACACTGCtgtaataatgtgtaaaaatgtagtAATTAAAAGCACACGAGTTACATAGATCTTAATAAAATCTGACCCACAATGTAACAATGAACTGTaagcaaaaagaaaaggtgattctatttctattctatttctattctaaAATGGACAAAGCTATCGAGGCATTTGTTTGGCGCTCTAAAACGTCACTATCGTGCGCCGCTGAGACTTCAAGGCCCCAAATGAAAGTTGAACGCGGGTTTAGTACGTACACTCATTGACgttgtaaaaatgttgttattaTCATAAAGTTGTTCCACTTGGGTACGATGTAGAGAAAATATACCGAATGCGTTGTTTATTTCGGCCGCTGTCGTGCTTTATGACGCATTAAAACGTTGACGAGAGGGAGTTTTGTTGACATGTAGCTTAGCATGCTAGCCTTTGTTTATGTTGGTGAAGTAGTTCATCATTTGCACTTTAATCAAATGTGCATTAGGTAAGAGATCGTTACTGCATATTATGTTCTCGAAAAAACAGACCTGGACTCAAACAgggttattttgtgtttgttactcTTTCAGTTGAAATGGAAACAGAAACTGATTCATAAGGAGTCACTGAATCATAAGGAGTCACTGATTCATAAGGAGAAACCGAATCATAAGGAGAAACCGAATCATAAGCAGTCACTGAATCATAAGGAGAAACTGAATCATAAGAAGTCACTGATTCATAAGGAGAAACTGAATCATAAGGAGAAACCGAATCATAAAGAGAAACTGAATCATAAGGAGTCACTGAATCATAAGGAGAAACTGAATCATAAGGAGAAACCGAATCATAAGGAGTCACTGAATCATAAGGAGAAACAGAATTTTGTTTTCCTGATCCAAGATTCAAAGATCCAGAGATTATTTGACTCGGGCATGATTTGTCTCAGTTAGCCAGGGAAAAATTCAAGATCATCATTAACTTCAAGATCATCATTAAGTGAAAAAGTGAGTAAAACAtctttgtgctgtaatgtgaaaGTGGGGTTTGTTGCTGTGCTGATTCAAGTGCATTTTTAGCTCTTTTTGttagttaaaatgtttttgttttctacttttcttaaatgttatttttgatttttttgcacCAGACGTGTGTGGATCTGGCCGTTACACTTAGATGAGCTTGTTGGGCTTCCCATTACCCGAACCATGgtgtttatatttagtttaGCTTCTAATATGCGCCTATAATAAGCTCCAGTTAGTTTGGGTGGAATTTGTGCTCCTTTAGTCCGagatcattagtgagatcagacactgttgTGTGAGGAGGTTCGGGATCCAGACGGCGGTTCAGTTCATCCTAGTGCGGTTGAACCATCCCGagtcagagctctgtgcaggacactggaGTTCTTCCACTGAAACCTTCACACACCACGTCTTCACGGAGCTCTGCGAATTGGCGAATTTCACATACTGATTTGTTGAAAAATCGCCAACCtgcgatatatatatatatatataaagttaccGAGTTCTTCAGTTGGACTCGTTATGTTGTACGGAGATTGCTTTGCCGTTTGTCATGAGAATCTGCACTTGAATTGCAATGCAGCTCTTGTCTGATTCACAGGAGATCAACTTCAGCCATGAAGAAGAGGAGTCTCAATGCAGCAAAAGAGGCACCGAAGTGGAAGAAGGCCAAAAGAGACGAGGCCAGctctgatgaagatgatgaatcATCACAGAGAACCACAAGCCACGGTGGGTCTAAAAATTTGTCCTCATGAAAGATCGTGTCTTTACGATGAAGCGCTCTGTCGCCCAGACACGGAACTTTCGATACCACGTACACAAAGACACCAGATCCAGCTGAGACCATGCAGACATGTTTAGTGTAGCGTGCATCTAACATCCATGAATTAACTCAGTACAGATAAAGACTGTTAGAAAGTAAAAGAACGCGACTTACGCTTGCAAGGGATGATTAGATAATGGTTTGATTGAGCGTCGTGGTGGGAAAagtacagcatttagcagacataaGTCATAATTAGAGCTTAAATGTGAACAGGTGAAAATTCTGCTCTCAGGAGTAGTTTGGTCTGATTTTTATCTTCATCTACATGTGTGTTGCTTAGAGGATTTTTGGAGACTTTCACTTCAAACTGGTTATTTAACTACAGTCATATAGTGAGTGCTGTTAAATCTTTTCTGTATAAAGGAACAAGCTCCTTCCTTCAGCATACACTCTTATCCAAAGAGACTTAGattatatctcattttatacagctgagcaattcagggttaagggccttgctcaggggcccagcagtagcagcctggtggacctgggatttgagctcacaaccttccgattgatagcccgacaccttaaccgctaggctaccacatgccactTCCTTACTTGTTAAGCTACTCACAAAACTTCAACATGGCTCTCAAGTACGTTTGTGACTAAATTAAAACTATCTATTTGAGTATGTTTCAAAGTCTCAAAGACCCCAGCATCAGCGTGCTCACTGCCTACCGCCGCTTTAATAGAagcttgttttatttctctctctctctctctctctctctctctttctctttctctctctcactctcttttctctctctcactctcttttctctctctctttctctttttaatctctctctctatattttctctctctctctttttaatttctctctctctttctctttttaatctttctctctgtttctctctcactctcttttctctctctcttttctccctctctcttttctctctctctctctctctctctctctcttttctctctctctttttaatctctctctctctctctctctctctctctctctctctctctctctctctctctctctcttttctctctctctttttaatctctctctctctctctctctctctctctctctctatttctctctctcttttctctctctctctttttaatctctctcactctcttttctctctcttttctctctctctttttaatctctctctctctctctctttctctctctctctctctttctctctctctctcactctcttttctctctctctctttttaatctctctctcttttctctctcttttctctctctctttttaatctctctctctctctctctttctctctctctctcactctcttttctctctcttttctctctctctctctcactctcttctctctctctctctttctctcactctctttctctcactctctctctctctctctctctctctctctgcaaagTCTCAAAGACCCCAGACCCCATGTTGCCTACCGCCGCTTTAATAGCAGCTTGTCGTTTCTTGCAGATTCCAGTCAGAGCGAGTCTCTCAGTGATGCTGAAGATCAGAGACCCAGTTTCTCCAAACCATCAGCATCCCAGAATGCCTCAAGCAGCGAAGCCTCTCAGAGCGACACCAAATTCTCGATGTACAACAGCGTGTCCCAGAAGCTCATGGTAATACACAcagcattgtttgtttttatttatttaatacattttaaaatcacaCAACAGATTGTAAATATTGTTTGCCCTTTATAATAAGTCTGGTCTCTTGTTTCTAGGCTAAAATGGGATTTAAAGAAGGTGAGGGTTTGGGAAAGTTTGGTCAGGGCAGAAAAGAGATCGTGGAGGCGTCTACGCAGCGTGGGAGGAGGGGTCTCGGCCTCATGTTGGAGGGATTCGAGGGAGATCTCAACGTCGACTGGAAGGACGAACCTGAGGTGCGCATCGTGTTCCCATGTTCTCTGTTACAGGACTTCACTTTTATCTTCAACACAACTCATGTATACACAAGTCATTATATGTTTAATACTCTGTCATCTAATTGTGTCTGCgttcctctcttttcctctctctctctctatcttttcctctctctctctctatctttttctctctctctctttctctctctctctctcattctctctctctcttttcctctctctctctctctctctctctctctctctctctctctctccctctcgctctcttctctctctctctctctctctctctctctctctctctctctctctctctctctctctctctctctctctctctctctctctctctctctctctctctctctctctgtctgtctgtctgtgtctctctctctctctctctctctctctctctctctctctctctctccccctcccctctctctctctctctctctctctctctctctctctctctctctctttctctctctcagcctagTGCTTTTGAAGAAGTATCCTGGTTCCCAGAGTGTACAACAGAAATGCCAGACTCTGAGGAGCTGAGAGACTGGATGACTATAGGCAAGGTACTGTAGCAAATGTTACACCCACTGATGCCCTACGTTTACAAgccataataatgtttatattcaaaGGGAAAAGCTATTTCTGACCAGTTAACATTCAATATCGTTCGATATTCGAATCACCGATTCGTTCAGTGACTCTTTCcgctgtaatgtgtgtgtgtgtataagtcaGTGAGCAGATCTGTGTTCAGATCTTGCTCTGTGTTTAGTGTTCCAGATACGAACGTTAACATTGATTCGTGTTAAATGTGTGTCTGCAGAGGAAAATGATGATCGACGACGAGACAGAGTTCTGTTCAGAGGAGCTGCTACACCTGCTGCTACGCTGCAAGGTGAAATTACTGTAGTGAATGTCAGCCTGCTCTATTACTTTCCATCAGTGCCATTAGAGGTTATTCATGTTGTTGCATCAGGGATAGTAGAGATAGCACTGGCTCTTGGAACAAGTTGTTGAGTTGTCATTaaaggtaggtgtgtgtgtgtgtgtgtgtgtgtgtgtgtgtgtgtgtgctgcagagTGTGTTTGATGATCTAGAGGGTGAAGAAATGAGGCGAGCTCGTACACGGTCCAACCCGTACGAAACAATACGAGGAGCTTTCTTCCTCAACAggtacaccccccccccccacacacacacacatacacacatgatatAGTTATACTGACCTATCAACATCAAGaataaatactatataaaacacaacacaaggaATGTGAACGATACTTTATATGAGCATGACAAcgctcctgtgcacaaaacacagagctccatgtagacatggtgtgtgaaggctggagtagaagaactcgagtgtcctgcattGAGCcctgacactgaacactgactaaACCCCAGACCACCTCAGTCTTATTACAGGGTCtcatctcactaatgctcctggagctgaatgatcactattCCACTAATCAGCACAGTCAGTACAGACTAAATACATGTGTAACAGTACAGACTGAACACATGTAACAGTACAGACTGAACACGTGTAACAGTACGGACTGAACACGTGTAACGGTACGGACTGAACACGTGTAACAGTACGGACTGAACACGTGTAACAGTACGGACTGAACACGTGTAACAGTACGGACTGAACACGTGTAACAGTACGGACTGAACACGTGTAACAGTACGGACTGAACACGTGTAACAGTACGGACTGAACACGTGTAACAGTACGGACTGAACACGTGTAACAGTACGGACTGAACACGTGTAACAGTACGGACTGAACACGTGTAACAGTACGGACTGAACACGTGTAACAGTACGGACTGAACACGTGTAACAGTACGGACTGAACACGCGTGTAACAGTACGGACTGAACACGCGTGTAACAGTACGGACTGAACACGCGTGTAACAGTACGGACTGAACACGCGTGTAACAGTACGGACTGAACACGCGTGTAACAGTACGGACTGAACACGCGTGTAACAGTACAGACTGAACACGCGTGTAACAGTACGGACTGAACACGCGTGTAACAGTACGGACTGAACACGCGTGTAACAGTACGGACTGAACACGCGTGTAACAGTACGGAGTGAACACGCGTGTAACAGTACGGACTgaatacatctctctctctctctctctctctctctgtctctctcagagCTGCGATGAAGATGGCGAACATGGACCATGTGTTTGACTATATGTTCACCAGTCCAAAGGACTCCCAAGGGGTAAAATTTAAAATCCTGTAGTATGTTTCATAATCAGATCCCACAGTGTGCTGCAGTGATCATTTGTTCATAAAACAATCGTTCATGCAGGAATTTCTACAAGAAATGTGGTATCCATGTAATAAAGTGTTGAGAAAACTGTTGGTTTTCCTGCTCATGTTcctgagtgtgtataaatgtattgGTAAGACTACAGCATTAAGAGCACTATAGTGGCTGTTAAATACAGTATTCTATCATTGCTatagaatgtgtatgtgtgtgtgtttgtgtacatgtgtgtttgtgtacatatgtgtgtgtttgtatatatatgtgtgtttgtgtgcttttgtgtgagtgtgtgtgtcagggtatGTAACTGTATTTGTATGTACCTTTGTGTTACgtacatgtgtttgtttgtgtttatgtacatacgtgcatttgtgtgtatgtgtttgtgtacatatacgtgcgtgcatttgtgtgtgtatttgtgcacatgtgtgtatgaacattcgcttgtgtttttttatttgtgtatatgtttatgtacgtgtgtgtgcgtatgtagaAGCCCCTGTTCCGTGACCGAGAGAGCGAGCTGCTTTATTTCGGGGACGTGTGCGCCGGGCCTGGAGGATTCTCCGAGTATGTTCTGTGGCGGAAACGTTGGCATGCAAAAGGCTTCGGCATGACTTTGAAAGGAGCCAACGATTTTAAACTGGAGGACTTCTACTCGGCCCCCAGTGAACTCTTTGAACCTTACTATGGTGAAGTTCTACATTTTTACACGTGCCACGTTTTCATGTGGCTTCACAAAACCTACCGTTAATGTCACTGaaaatgacttattttttttgtttaaagctacagtatgttaaaGCATCTGTAAGATATGTTTTTTCCTCATCCTGACAACATGGTGTGATTGCAGGTGAAGGCGGGATTGATGGTGATGGTGACATCACGCGACCTGAGAACATCAGTGCGTTTCGTAACTTCGTCCTTGAGAGCACAGAAAAGCGAGGCCTCCATTTCCTCATGGCTGACGGGGTGAGTTTGCTGACCTGCCTCTGATTAGTGAAAAcgtagtgatggtggtgtttatAGTTATGAAGCCAGTTAAATTGTGAATATTGGTGTGTTTAATACTGCAGGGTTTCTCAGTAGAGGGGCAGGAGAACCTGCAGGAGATCCTGAGCAAGCAGCTTCTCCTCTGTCAGTTCCTCACCGCTTTATCTGTCGTCCGTACAGGTACGATCTCCTTTGTTACCATAGAATTTTTAAGTTTTGTGTTTCACTGTTGTTTATTTGGGGGGggatgtctgtgtttgttttaaggaGGCCACTTTGTGTGTAAGACCTTCGACTTGTTCACACACTTCAGTGTGGGTCTGATCTATCTGCTGTATCTCTGCTTCGAGAGAGTGTCGCTCTTCAAACCGCTTACCAGCAGACCTGCCAACTccgagaggtgtgtgtgtgtctgtgtgtgtgtgtgtgtgtgtgtctgtctgtgtgtgtgtgtctgtctgtgtgtgtgtgtgtgtctgtctgtgtgtgtgtgtgtctgtctgtgtgtgtgtgtgtgtgtgtgtgtctgtctgtctgtctgtgtgtgtgtgtgtgtctgtctgtctgtgtgtgtgtgtgtgtctgtctgtctgtgtgtgtgtgtctgtctgtgtgtgtgtgtgtctgtctgtctgtgtgtgtgtgtctgtctgtgtgtgtgtgtgtgtctgtctgtgtgtgtgtgtctgtctgtgtgtgtgtgtctgtctgtgtgtgtgtgtctgtctgtgtgtgtgtgtgtgtctgtgtctgtgtctgtctgtg includes the following:
- the cmtr1 gene encoding cap-specific mRNA (nucleoside-2'-O-)-methyltransferase 1 isoform X1 encodes the protein MLAFVYVGEVVHHLHFNQMCIRRSTSAMKKRSLNAAKEAPKWKKAKRDEASSDEDDESSQRTTSHDSSQSESLSDAEDQRPSFSKPSASQNASSSEASQSDTKFSMYNSVSQKLMAKMGFKEGEGLGKFGQGRKEIVEASTQRGRRGLGLMLEGFEGDLNVDWKDEPEPSAFEEVSWFPECTTEMPDSEELRDWMTIGKRKMMIDDETEFCSEELLHLLLRCKSVFDDLEGEEMRRARTRSNPYETIRGAFFLNRAAMKMANMDHVFDYMFTSPKDSQGKPLFRDRESELLYFGDVCAGPGGFSEYVLWRKRWHAKGFGMTLKGANDFKLEDFYSAPSELFEPYYGEGGIDGDGDITRPENISAFRNFVLESTEKRGLHFLMADGGFSVEGQENLQEILSKQLLLCQFLTALSVVRTGGHFVCKTFDLFTHFSVGLIYLLYLCFERVSLFKPLTSRPANSERYVVCKNLKPGSDAVRDYLFKVNLKLNHLRQSDSDVTDLVPLEIIKGDTDFYQYMVDSNERHSSVQIKALAKIHAYVRDTTLSETRQADIRKECLRLWGIPDQVRVAPSSLDPKSKFYELIKGSEVDSFNSRPTPLNHKTLDKLQHVLDHRCIVGGGEQIFLLALGKSQIYTWDGKSPVRWRKLENFKLELPRDTLLSVEIVQELKGEGKAQRRINAVHVLDALVLNGTDVRDQHFNQRIQMAEKFVKAVSKPSRPDMNPIRVKEVYRLEEMDKIFVRLEMKVTKSSGGMPRLSYTGRDDRHFLPSGLYIIKTVRDPWTMAFSKSSMKKFFYNKQTKQSTYVMDPGAIAPFDVCHQERLFWAWEEGVRVHDSQNRVDPQKLSKDNVLSFIRKHSHQWESRDGV
- the cmtr1 gene encoding cap-specific mRNA (nucleoside-2'-O-)-methyltransferase 1 isoform X2; translation: MKKRSLNAAKEAPKWKKAKRDEASSDEDDESSQRTTSHDSSQSESLSDAEDQRPSFSKPSASQNASSSEASQSDTKFSMYNSVSQKLMAKMGFKEGEGLGKFGQGRKEIVEASTQRGRRGLGLMLEGFEGDLNVDWKDEPEPSAFEEVSWFPECTTEMPDSEELRDWMTIGKRKMMIDDETEFCSEELLHLLLRCKSVFDDLEGEEMRRARTRSNPYETIRGAFFLNRAAMKMANMDHVFDYMFTSPKDSQGKPLFRDRESELLYFGDVCAGPGGFSEYVLWRKRWHAKGFGMTLKGANDFKLEDFYSAPSELFEPYYGEGGIDGDGDITRPENISAFRNFVLESTEKRGLHFLMADGGFSVEGQENLQEILSKQLLLCQFLTALSVVRTGGHFVCKTFDLFTHFSVGLIYLLYLCFERVSLFKPLTSRPANSERYVVCKNLKPGSDAVRDYLFKVNLKLNHLRQSDSDVTDLVPLEIIKGDTDFYQYMVDSNERHSSVQIKALAKIHAYVRDTTLSETRQADIRKECLRLWGIPDQVRVAPSSLDPKSKFYELIKGSEVDSFNSRPTPLNHKTLDKLQHVLDHRCIVGGGEQIFLLALGKSQIYTWDGKSPVRWRKLENFKLELPRDTLLSVEIVQELKGEGKAQRRINAVHVLDALVLNGTDVRDQHFNQRIQMAEKFVKAVSKPSRPDMNPIRVKEVYRLEEMDKIFVRLEMKVTKSSGGMPRLSYTGRDDRHFLPSGLYIIKTVRDPWTMAFSKSSMKKFFYNKQTKQSTYVMDPGAIAPFDVCHQERLFWAWEEGVRVHDSQNRVDPQKLSKDNVLSFIRKHSHQWESRDGV